The window ATTTATTTGGCATTAAAATTCTGTCGTTTCGCACTTCCATCATAAGAGGCGTACGGTGGAGATAAACCTTTGAGCACAACATATTTTACTCTATCGAGCTTCATGGGCTAAAATCTGTTCTACAGATCACGCACTGAGAATTGTAACGTACAGTGGGAAGCTCGAATGCGTGTCTCCAGTGTTACcttcattaattaaaatttaaagcaTTATGGTATATGGTCTAGCTACGTACTTATCTTTCGAAGTCAATGTTTATACGTATTCTGCGTATCACCACTACCTCTATCTTtaaatgtcgtgcttttagcagtaTTGCTGCTGCATGTTACAGAATTTAGAATAATTAGATATATGTATTTTAATACAGCCAACGGCTGGTTTACTTCGTTGCTTAAGCAGCGTTCTGCTGATGTAATTAGACGAAACGTGTGTCGCAGACGTGTGCGGCGCTACATTTGTTGATGTTGTTACAGGTGGCAGCCGCACCAGCTGGAAGGAGGGGGCGGAGAAAGGTAGCAGAGAGCCGATCGCAGGAGCCTGGTTTTAAGACAGCGGGAACCGGTTTGACGGCTGCCCAATCATCGCGCGCTGCACTGGAAGCACACACAACCGGCCGCCGCGACAGATGACTTATAACGGCGAAGGATGCACCAGCGGCGACTCCGCAAGTGGGTCAGTTAGCAGAAGCGAATAGCCGAGAGGAGAAGCGGGATAAAGTGGACCTGTCCCGGTTAGTGGAATAGCTGCGCGCGCGCGCCGGCGGCGAACAGCGAAGCAAAGGCGGTCGCGGAGAGAGCCTTGGAGGCGTGCCGCTGGTTGCccattcgccgaggtcggcttgttATTGTGTCGTGTTAAGTGCGTGGCAGCGCCGGCGGGAGGTGCCAAGTGTTTACCTTCGCCGGCCACGTAACTCTCGGCGTAGTTGGCAGGAGCTGTGTCGGAGTGGACAGCGGTGTACTGAGGTGTTTGTCGGGTGGTGTTCCGGTGTAGCTGACGATGTGATGCGGTGAACGGGCGTCCGCGGAAAGTGTTCGTGGTTATGTCGCCGGGCGTACAGAGATAAGTGCCATGTGCGGCGGTGCTGCCGGATAACTTCCGTGGTGCGTATCGCCAGCGCAGGCGGTGTCAAGGAATATGGGGGCCAACATGGGCAAGAACTCATCCCTTTTGGACGCCCTGCCCTCGACGCAGGGCACATTGCACGTCGTAATGCTGGGACTGGACAGCGCGGGCAAGACGACGGCGTTGTACCGGTTAAAGTTCGACCAGTACCTGAACACGGTGCCGACGATCGGCTTCAACTGCGAGAAGGTGAAGGGCACGACGGGCCGCGCCAAGGGCGTCAGCTTCCTCGTGTGGGACGTGGGCGGCCAGGAGAAGCTGCGCCCGCTCTGGCGCAGCTACACGCGCTGCACCGACGGCATCGTCTTCGTGCTCGACTCTGTCGACGTCGAGCGCCTCGAGGAGGCGAAGATGGAGCTGGCGCGCACGGCCAAGGCGCCCGATAACGCCGGCGTGCCCGTGCTAGTGCTGGCCAACAAGCAGGATCTGCCGGGCGCGCGAGAACCGCGCGAGATCGAGAAGCTGCTCGGACTGCACGAGCTGGCCGCGTCCACGTCGTGGCACGTGCAGCCCGCGTGCGCCATCACCGGCGAGGGCCTGCACGAGGGCATGGAGGCGCTCTACGAGATGATCCTCAAGCGCCGCAAGCTCGCCAAGCAGGCAAAGACGCGCAAGAGATAGGAAGACTGCCGTGCCGACCGCCATACACGTGTCCTCCCCCCGTGCCCACCCCTCCCCGTCCCTGTTTGCTAGCGTTATTACTGTCCTTCGCACTTGTTATCCCGTTCCTCCTTCGTGAGACGCTTAGTAAACGGTTGCCACCCCCACGCTGAAAGATGCGCGTAATACATTGTATAGTCAACAATGGTCACAACTCCCTCACTTAAACTGTCATGAGTAGTCCATCTCATATACACGTATTAATACTTGCGAGAATTTGAGCCACTTGCTTGTACTGCCCCAACACACTGTTTACAAGTTGAGTAATAAACAAGTACATAGATAAAAATCAGAAACACACTAATAAGCTTGTGCCTGAACTCACTGTGCTTCAATCTATTTATTAGTTTCAAATTTCTGCCTcagtttctttttgctgtcttgAGTGTGATGTTTATTAGCATTACAGTTGAGCCTAAACAAAATCGGCTCATATGTTCCTAGGAAAACAGCTGCAAATTATTCATATTTTGTGTTCATTACATCAGTGCAATAAATTGATCTGTATAAATTTGCAAACGAAACAGTTTCAAGACAGTAATTGCCACAATGCTTTATACGACTTTGTGTGTGTATCTCTAAATCATTGTGGAGGCATGTATAACTGGAATCTCTTAGTGCAGTCTGAATGTCTCAACATTTTGCACTGCTTCATTTCTGGAACCGATTCATAGTTCAGTACCAAACAGCTTGCTCAAACTTATCCCATATGTCAGTGTGAAGTGGCTAAGAACTTTTGTCCAGTTTGTGTTCAAATAAGCTGGTCACAATTGTATATTTCTATGCATCATTTTGTATTTGTGTGGCAGTGTCCTTATTTGCAGGTAGAGGGCTGTAATACAGATGAGTCACTTGGCAGTTAAAACTTATCTAGTGTCACTGGTAAATCAGGAAAAAGCAGCATGTAGTGTTGTGTAAATACAAAAGTGCTGAGAAGGGAGTTAATGTGTTCTTGCAAATAAttcagctgatatttcaatgttgggAGCAACATGCAATTTTAAGTGAAGCAGTGGCTCAAAAAAACAGTAATCAGGATATCTCTTAGTCAGTACCCTTGTACATAGTCTATAAATTCAGTGGGAGTGGCAGCCAAATTGTGAGAAAAGTACTGAAATTTGTATTTATGGTATGCATGTTGCATAGTGGAAAACAAGTTTTCGTTATCAGCTCACTGCTTGGCAGTACAAAATGAGCAATAGAGCTATACATATAAATAGATAATTATTGATAATATACTGTGTTAAATGAGTACATAATTTGTTCCTATTTTCTGGAATTTGTTGCTTACCAACAGGAAGCAACTGTGTCCTCTGTTACTAGGGTTGCCAAGTTTTCATTTGCCAATTAATTTTTCCCAAGTAGAATATGGTCTATAAATTGGTGTTCCCTAATTGATTTCAAAATTACCTGTTTTCAGGAGAGATACTTCTAGAGATGCAAAATTTGATACTTAAAATGCAGTTGAAATGTGGCTGAAAGAGGTGACAATAGATAAGCacaaatgaaatttaatttcaATAAAAGAATGTTTAGTCATGCAGCAGAATTTACATTGTGCCTTTAGGGAGAGATCTATTCTCAGAAGTAACAAATTTTATATTTCAGCTAATcaaaatacaaaagtcatcattgtAGAAATTGAGCTGCTTTAGAAATAATTCATACTAAACTCTCAATTCTTATGGCAACTCTGTTGTAAAAGACTTAACTTTTAAATGTAACTTCTAATTATAATTTCTGAACTGGTTTCCATATCTGTAAATGATGAATGTTTTGTGTTTCAGTACAGAAATACTCAAATATGTCGAGAGTGTGTTGTTGTGTATATCGGTGTTATATTATtattgaatgaatgtgtgtgtgtggatggtgtTAATGATTATTCTCATAGCTACTGAAACCAAAGGTGCTTTCATTCAAACTATACTTTTGTGTAAATGCAGGACATTATTCACATGTTTGCTTAAGTACATACAAAATTTTATAAACCTGTCTTTTTTGCTTACCACTCAGGTATTAAAAATCAACAGTACACAAttctgaaattgttcaatatttctCATTGGGTGCATTTTATATGGACTGTTTTTGTTGTATAAATCATCAGAAGGTATCAATGAGTGCCTGTGTTTGGGAAGTGTCTAAGTTTATACATGGTGAAATGTCATGAAAGGGAAAATTGTACATAAGCATAAGCGCACTGCTTTCAATTGTATTATGCTTATGTACTGTTTAGATGGATCACATTCTCTGAAAAATGATTTTTCCATGAAGAGTGGGAATCTTAAATATAAGAATTTCCTTTGTATATTTGCAATACTTGGGCAACATAAAATAGGCATCAGATGTACTGGGCCAAATGCTTGGTAGTGTGTACATATCAAAACTTCAGAACTGTATAGTTTTTGCATTACTTAGTTTACAGAATTTTCAACTTTCCAATGATGTgattcatttaaatattttttccttgtgATTTG is drawn from Schistocerca gregaria isolate iqSchGreg1 chromosome 3, iqSchGreg1.2, whole genome shotgun sequence and contains these coding sequences:
- the LOC126353861 gene encoding ADP-ribosylation factor-like protein 4C, with amino-acid sequence MGANMGKNSSLLDALPSTQGTLHVVMLGLDSAGKTTALYRLKFDQYLNTVPTIGFNCEKVKGTTGRAKGVSFLVWDVGGQEKLRPLWRSYTRCTDGIVFVLDSVDVERLEEAKMELARTAKAPDNAGVPVLVLANKQDLPGAREPREIEKLLGLHELAASTSWHVQPACAITGEGLHEGMEALYEMILKRRKLAKQAKTRKR